The DNA segment TCCGATCCCATTAAGACCAATCTTCCAGAAGTTCAGTTTCTCACCACCATGTTCACTAGTcacatcatcattttctttcttcACTTGCAAGTCATCGCTTCCTTCGCAATCGGAGGGCTTCGCAGCATCTATCAAAGGCACAGGACTCGTGATCCTCGCTGGTGGGTCAGTTTTCATGTCGGCAAATTCAGTTTCCTTCGTTTTCTTGAAGGATACTCTTGGTGACGGAGCAGAGTCCATCAAAAGGGTCTGTTTTGGATCGGGATCAAGATCCAATACGGGCTCCCAAGCTATGGGAACTTGGAGGAGCTTTGTGGGGACAACTCTTGATCTTGGAGGAGACTCTATCttgtggagaggatcttgagtaGATGGGGAGAGGAAGCAATCCATCATCATGGCTCCATGGTGATCATCCTCGTCGTGATCAAGATCAAGATCCTTGAAACAGCTTTTGGGGAGTAACTCCCACTCCTCAAGATCCATGTCTCCTTGAGATGATCTCATTGAAGCTTCTTCCATCAGGGCTTCCAGAAGttctagagagaaagagaagattttatttgtttgacaTTAGTCTGAGAAAATGAGATCTTTTGAATTATTGGAGCCAAGTGGGGCTTAGGTATTCTTCCCTTGTGAAGTGGTTTCAAGATCCTTTAATAGATTTGAGAATGTTTGgatacataatttataatattaataattgagAAATATATTCAATAGaaaattaagatttgagactcttctttaatttttttctctcttccaAGTAACACATATCTAAGATGTTTTATAAATACACACAAAATGATTTGAAAAAGCTTATTGAAAACGCGTATGCCAGTATTATCAGTAACCTCTTAATTATGGGGGAAAATAATCATGTATATAGAATGGATTGATATTAGTTGAAGTTGACATTCATATACAAGACATgtaaatgaatttattttttgaatgtatTATCTTGGAGATGTGGGTGACGAAGTGAATTGGAACTTATCTAAAGCAATGAAGTGATGACAAAGGAACAAGTGGTCCACTTGGGACCTGTTTCAAGAACTATTGATTGCCTTCTTTGACAAGCTCCTTTaattcttcctcttctccactgttttaatgttttgttaaaATTCAAACTATCCTTCGGATGACTGGATTTTCAGTTCGTGCATCAAATTATTATTACTGGTCAATCAGTCAAtaatttttctagtttttcCTGTTAATAACAGTAAAACTAGAACATAGTTTCACTAATACACATGactacaaatcttttttttatcctTTCTTATTTCTCCAACTGATTTTGATACCCATTTGTTACTTCCTTAATAACAGTTTGTGTAATATTAGTATGTTTTCAACTCTTAgctaaaaaaaaaggttaattaGTTTTGGataaggtttagttttgttgatGATATCATGTTTGTAATAAGGCTATAAGGGGATTACGAAGAATCTTGTGTGCTACATGCCACTAGTAGTAATAAAAGAATGGAGAATTGCATAGTTTGAtgtagggctgggcattttatccgttaaatttaattcgattcgttatccgttgctattcgattcgaaaattccgaatatccgtaagctttcgaagcaaagcaaatactaaaattcaatatccgtcaaaatcgaagcaaatcacaaatattaaaattttgggaagcgaatatccgatccgatccgtcaatatataaatacatgtatattttgattatatttaaagttttaaatgtataaaattatataattattattctaatatattatttgatagattctattcatattattacttatataaaagtattacataaaaggaagagaaaatatttacgataattataatttttttttaagttttgtgttattataattttaactaagtttaaaaatttacaaaatatgaagattcattgctttttttaatttttatcttttatatcatgcaaaaaatatattttacaaaacaaatttgtatcaaatttttaagattatttgtattaatcaaaacaaatgagagatccgtaagtatccgcgaatatccgcaaatatctatttattttccggatatccgtttttccgaatatccgtatttttccgaagcaaagcaaatcgaaaaatcagatatccgtaacattcgaagcaaatcacaaataccttcaaaaacccgaatatccgatccgtgcccaggcctagttTGATGTGAACACACTACCTATTGATCAGATTAAATTATGTTTGACTTTAGTAGTTTTGGGAATAACTCGTCTTTGACGTGTTTTCATCTCATCCCAGTCTTGATATTATTGCAACTTTGAATTGTAATCTTTCATCTCAATACTATCTGTACAATGGTCAAGGCTATAGTGAgccttgaaacaaaaaaatgctaTGTGATAATGCAGCATGCATATGATAATGGCATACCATACCATGTGACTATCGTAGAGACAGCCGAACTCGTACAAACATTACAAAAGAAAGTTGCTCTGAAGATTCAGAGATGTTTTTAGCTGACTCAATAAAATTATTCAGTAAGAGAAATGAGGTCAAAACATACATCTCAGagttgtaaaacaaaaaagagagagaaacatATTCACAGACAGAAGCAAAGCTGTTCCTGGATTTACATCTTTGATGCAGACAAATTAACTCAGAAGAAGTCAATAAAACATTCCATGTAAGGGAACTCTCAGAGATCAAGAACACAATCTCTTTCCAATGCTGACAAGATACTAGAAGTAGACTTTAAGAGAGATCAGGACTGGTCTGATGAAGTATGGCCTAAAGAGACAGATGCAAGCGATGAAGCCCAGGCTTGAGCGTTCATTGCTCTCTCATGAAAGTTCCTTGTTTTGACGAGTCCCAGTTTCAACCACAGCCTCCTCACATCCACCATGTGAAGAGCGCGGCTGAAAAGTTGGCTAATCTCTCGAAATCTCTCCAGGTTGAGACTGGAAACGTAAGAAGCCCACAACGCTTTCATGCGTGACTCTGCAATGGGGAAGACGAGGATTGCCATTTGTAAACAGATAAACAGCAGAGAGAGTACCAAGAAGGGATCTCTTTTGAATATTTCTTCACTAATCGATGTCCCATTGCGTAACCATGTGATCAGGTTGCCATCGATGATGGCGTCTAAGCTGGTTGCTGGTTCAGCTTCGACCACATACTGGACAGGCTTGAAACCTGGCAAAAACCGAAAGAGTCAAATTGGAAACAGAGATAATTTCAGGAAAAGACTTTTTGGTCTGGTGAATCTCACCTG comes from the Raphanus sativus cultivar WK10039 unplaced genomic scaffold, ASM80110v3 Scaffold0374, whole genome shotgun sequence genome and includes:
- the LOC108862193 gene encoding uncharacterized protein LOC108862193, translating into MEEASMRSSQGDMDLEEWELLPKSCFKDLDLDHDEDDHHGAMMMDCFLSPSTQDPLHKIESPPRSRVVPTKLLQVPIAWEPVLDLDPDPKQTLLMDSAPSPRVSFKKTKETEFADMKTDPPARITSPVPLIDAAKPSDCEGSDDLQVKKENDDVTSEHGGEKLNFWKIGLNGIGAVCSFGVAAAAATVCVLFLGHNNIKVCKDKNHKLRFQIYSDDHKRMNEAVNHATKVNEAIFAMKGVPVVRAQISFGGYYDGL